A window of the Lactuca sativa cultivar Salinas chromosome 5, Lsat_Salinas_v11, whole genome shotgun sequence genome harbors these coding sequences:
- the LOC111903527 gene encoding dolichol-phosphate mannose synthase subunit 3: MKHIVKIMSLLVAITAIWISLLQTAMIPQSYTWLLPLYLIVSLGCYGLLMVGVGLMQFPTCPQEALLLQQDVIEAKEFLKHKGVDVGSD; encoded by the exons ATGAAACATATTGTGAAGATTATGTCGTTGTTAGTGGCCATAACTGCTATATGGATTAGCTTATTGCAGACTGCAATGATTCCACAGAGTTATACGTGGTTG CTGCCTCTGTATCTGATTGTGTCACTAGGATGCTATGGTCTGTTAATGGTTGGGGTTGGTTTGATGCAATTTCCAACTTGTCCTCAGGAGGCACTCTTGTTACAGCAG GATGTAATTGAGGCCAAGGAATTCTTGAAGCACAAAGGGGTAGATGTGGGTTCTGATTGA